A portion of the Salvelinus fontinalis isolate EN_2023a chromosome 32, ASM2944872v1, whole genome shotgun sequence genome contains these proteins:
- the plekho1a gene encoding pleckstrin homology domain-containing family O member 1-A isoform X2 translates to MRGKSRSCLTWLTTNALRSCARPRAAVPNLVFLAVSPEEKESWVNALNTAIIKAKNRIFDEVTIEEDSVLVHPTRDRAKIPHARRLPTRGHLMAVASTSSDGMLTLDLVHEEDDSTPEDEEEGFWENNFRVDLYKWTTGRQRSGTDVSKLCVTTKDLKVPKTSSLPRGSELSWDRAHHLEAQSHTPPPGKRFSAQGRSRCASMDEVLSLRPVRGVLPPRPIGEPVQPVGPLQSLIAQKMQRAQELLEEMRLEELQRAKGLDSPYLKGIDSPRLYHLRGSESPHSRASGSPRSKSSDSPRLRGKDSPRTKGKKSRSKGTDSPHSKRADSPNLRGNNSPRLRVTDSPCMKGLDSSSFKETDSPSLKGSDSPRLKNIGSPFSKSFDSSSLKGSDSPRIKDTILRGKDSPNIIGKNSPSLKSIGSPSLKGADSPHADSLHSKSAHSLLSDFDLESRRAEAERLLQEAVSSWRQAKEVLEEVKELQTQSLNRRSEKKTTDRPPTPPPDYRLEDACLCRHHS, encoded by the exons GTTCCCAATCTTGTGTTTTTGGCTGTTAGCCCCGAGGAGAAGGAGTCGTGGGTCAATGCCCTCAATACAGCCATCATCAAAGCCAAGAACCGCATTTTTGATGAG GTTACAATTGAAGAGGACAGTGTCCTGGTGCACCCTACACGTGATCGTGCCAAGATTCCCCATGCACGGCGCTTGCCCACCCGGGGACATCTCATGGCTGTG GCATCCACCTCCTCAGACGGAATGTTGACCCTTGACCTTGTCCACGAGGAAGATGACTCCACCCCAGAAGATGAGGAAGAAGGCTTCTGGGAAAATAACTTCAGGGTTGACCTATACAAATGGACCACAGGTCGTCAGCGTTCTGGCACAGACGTCTCCAAACTCTGTGTCACCACAAAGGACCTAAAGGTACCCAAGACGAGCAGCCTGCCTCGAGGGAGCGAGCTCTCCTGGGACCGGGCGCACCATCTTGAGGCTCAATCCCATACCCCTCCACCAGGGAAGAGGTTCAGTGCCCAAGGTAGGAGCCGCTGCGCCTCCATGGACGAGGTCCTTTCCTTGCGGCCAGTCAGGGGTGTCCTTCCCCCTCGCCCCATAGGTGAACCTGTCCAGCCTGTCGGGCCACTGCAGAGTCTTATCGCCCAGAAAATGCAGAGGGCTCAGGAACTGCTGGAAGAAATGCGATTGGAGGAACTGCAACGTGCAAAAGGCTTAGACTCGCCCTATCTAAAGGGCATTGACTCACCCCGTTTGTACCATCTAAGAGGCTCTGAGTCTCCTCACTCCAGGGCCTCAGGTTCACCTCGCAGTAAGAGTAGTGACTCTCCTCGTTTGAGGGGGAAAGACTCGCCTCGTACGAAGGGCAAGAAGTCCCGCTCAAAAGGTACAGACTCACCCCATTCAAAGAGGGCTGACTCTCCTAATTTGAGGGGTAACAACTCTCCCCGTCTCAGGGTTACTGACTCGCCCTGTATGAAGGGTTTGGATTCTTCCAGTTTCAAGGAAACAGACTCGCCAAGTCTGAAGGGTTCTGACTCCCCACGTCTCAAGAACATTGGTTCACCCTTTTCAAAAAGTTTTGACTCATCAAGTCTGAAGGGTTCTGACTCGCCTCGCATCAAGGATACTATTCTGAGGGGTAAGGACTCGCCAAATATAATTGGTAAGAACTCCCCAAGTCTGAAGAGTATCGGCTCACCTTCTCTGAAAGGTGCTGACTCGCCCCATGCTGACTCACTCCATAGTAAGAGTGCACACTCACTTCTCAGTGACTTTGATTTGGAGAGTAGACGGGCGGAGGCGGAGCGACTTCTGCAGGAGGCCGTCTCCTCCTGGCGTCAGGCTAAGGAGGTGCTGGAGGAGGTGAAGGAGCTGCAGACGCAGTCACTAAACCGCCGCTCTGAAAAGAAGACAACAGACAGGCCCCCAACACCGCCACCGGACTATAGGCTGGAGGACGCATGCCTCTGTCGCCACCACAGCTGA